The [Actinobacillus] rossii genome contains a region encoding:
- a CDS encoding Protein of uncharacterised function (DUF1804), with protein sequence MAHDEKTRAFVRRYYVFDRLSLEQAAEKAGVSFGTARRWKTAAEKDGDNWEKARDVQVMASGGIENIAQGLLAGFLIKYRTLMTELEENQKLSTAEKVEALSALADSFAKMTASSKKLLPETSAIATALRVIEMMANLVKTKKPHLLPEFLEMLDELEVQIQKEFK encoded by the coding sequence ATGGCACACGATGAAAAAACACGTGCGTTTGTGCGCCGTTATTATGTCTTTGACCGTTTAAGCCTAGAACAAGCTGCAGAAAAAGCAGGAGTCTCATTCGGCACGGCGCGACGTTGGAAAACCGCCGCGGAAAAAGACGGCGACAACTGGGAAAAGGCTCGCGATGTGCAAGTGATGGCAAGCGGCGGAATCGAAAACATTGCGCAAGGGTTACTAGCCGGTTTTCTAATTAAATACCGCACTTTAATGACGGAACTTGAAGAAAACCAAAAATTAAGCACGGCAGAGAAAGTGGAAGCCTTAAGTGCTCTTGCTGACAGTTTTGCCAAAATGACTGCATCCAGTAAAAAACTGTTGCCAGAAACCAGTGCGATTGCCACTGCGCTACGCGTGATTGAAATGATGGCAAATCTGGTTAAAACCAAGAAACCACACTTATTGCCTGAATTTTTAGAAATGCTTGATGAATTGGAAGTGCAAATCCAAAAGGAGTTTAAATAA
- a CDS encoding Protein of uncharacterised function (DUF2681), with protein sequence MSWIFIASSVVFIVVCYGAFKLKQANNEIEKILKTNAALKAQKDTAETQVKNAEVRKKNEESTITRNRNELIDSLQQSNDLRD encoded by the coding sequence ATGAGCTGGATTTTTATCGCATCGAGCGTTGTGTTTATTGTCGTTTGCTACGGCGCCTTTAAGTTAAAACAAGCAAACAATGAAATCGAAAAGATTCTAAAGACCAATGCGGCGTTAAAAGCACAAAAAGACACTGCAGAAACCCAAGTAAAAAATGCAGAAGTGAGAAAGAAAAATGAAGAAAGCACTATTACTCGTAACCGCAATGAGCTTATTGATAGCTTGCAGCAATCCAACGACCTACGTGACTAA
- a CDS encoding Protein of uncharacterised function (DUF2644), producing MALKELVTNADGRLSTTTTVQFLTFLTLAGTLIYSVYLDRVYVPDLFLYLAGFGGGLVATKGAVSAYKAAKESEK from the coding sequence ATGGCATTAAAAGAACTTGTAACCAATGCGGATGGGCGTTTATCTACCACAACCACCGTGCAATTCTTAACCTTTTTAACTCTGGCAGGCACGTTGATTTATAGCGTTTACTTAGACCGCGTTTATGTACCTGATTTATTCTTGTATTTAGCAGGATTCGGTGGCGGTTTGGTGGCAACGAAAGGCGCGGTGTCTGCATATAAAGCAGCTAAGGAGAGTGAGAAATGA
- a CDS encoding Predicted lysozyme (DUF847) produces MSKILTFDQVFDRCMGHEGGYVNDPRDPGGETNWGITHRTALENGYIGAMRDMTREQAKAIYRKAFWERYQCEKMPLAIAFQFFDACINHGMGNASRMLQRAVGVADDGVIGTLSLAAIKSMSENDVLMRFNAERLLFYTKLSRFSTYGKGWVNRIAENLRYGAKDND; encoded by the coding sequence ATGTCAAAAATTTTAACTTTTGATCAGGTGTTTGACCGTTGCATGGGGCATGAAGGCGGTTATGTGAATGACCCGCGAGATCCCGGTGGCGAAACTAACTGGGGAATTACTCATCGTACAGCTTTAGAAAATGGTTATATCGGAGCAATGCGAGATATGACGCGTGAACAAGCGAAAGCCATTTATCGTAAAGCCTTTTGGGAACGCTACCAATGCGAAAAAATGCCGTTGGCAATTGCGTTTCAATTTTTTGATGCCTGCATTAACCATGGCATGGGGAATGCGAGCCGTATGTTACAGCGCGCGGTTGGTGTGGCGGATGATGGCGTGATTGGTACGTTATCTCTTGCAGCGATTAAGTCCATGAGTGAAAACGATGTCTTAATGCGATTTAATGCGGAACGATTGTTGTTTTATACCAAATTAAGCCGTTTTTCGACCTATGGCAAAGGTTGGGTGAATCGTATTGCAGAAAATTTACGTTATGGCGCAAAAGATAATGATTAA